One window of the Serinus canaria isolate serCan28SL12 chromosome 9, serCan2020, whole genome shotgun sequence genome contains the following:
- the P2RY1 gene encoding P2Y purinoceptor 1, whose protein sequence is MTEVLLSAALNGTEPNLLSSSGWSAGNVTTKCSLTKTGFQFYYLPTVYILVFITGFLGNSVAIWMFVFHMRPWSGISVYMFNLALADFLYVLTLPALIFYYFNKTDWIFGDIMCKLQRFIFHVNLYGSILFLMCISVHRYTGVVHPLKSLGRLKKKNALYISSLVWVLVVAVISPILFYSGTGIRKNKTTTCYDTTADDYLRSYFIYSMCTTVLMFCIPFIVILGCYGLIVKALIYKDLDNTPLRRKSIYLVIIVLTVFAVSYLPFHVMKTLNLRARVDFQTPDMCAFNDKVYATYQVTRGLASLNSCVDPILYFLAGDTFRRKLSRATRKSSRRSEHNVQSKSEEMTLNILTEYKQNGDTSL, encoded by the coding sequence ATGACTGAAgtccttctctctgctgctctgaacgGAACTGAACCCAACCTGTTATCCAGCAGCGGCTGGTCTGCGGGAAACGTCACCACCAAGTGCTCCCTGACCAAAACCGGCTTCCAGTTCTATTACCTGCCCACCGTCTACATTCTGGTCTTCATCACAGGGTTTTTGGGCAACAGTGTGGCTATCTGGATGTTCGTCTTCCACATGAGGCCTTGGAGCGGCATCTCGGTTTACATGTTCAACTTGGCACTAGCCGATTTCTTGTATGTCTTGACTCTGCCCGCCCTCATCTTTTACTACTTCAACAAAACAGACTGGATCTTCGGAGACATCATGTGCAAGCTGCAGAGGTTCATCTTCCACGTGAACCTGTACGGCAGTATCCTGTTTCTGATGTGCATCAGTGTGCACAGGTACACGGGGGTGGTGCACCCCCTCAAGTCGCTGGGCAGGCTGAAGAAGAAGAACGCGCTGTACAtcagcagcctggtctgggTCCTCGTGGTGGCCGTGATTTCTCCAATACTCTTCTACTCGGGAACAGggataaggaaaaataaaaccacgACGTGCTACGACACGACGGCCGACGATTACCTGAGAAGTTACTTCATTTATAGCATGTGCACCACCGTGCTGATGTTCTGCATCCCCTTCATAGTGATTCTTGGTTGCTATGGGCTGATCGTGAAAGCTTTGATTTACAAGGATTTGGACAATACTCCTCTCAGGAGAAAATCCATTTACCTGGTCATTATTGTGTTGACGGTCTTTGCAGTGTCTTACCTTCCCTTCCACGTGATGAAGACCTTAAATCTAAGGGCCAGGGTGGATTTTCAAACCCCAGATATGTGTGCCTTCAACGATAAGGTTTATGCCACTTACCAAGTGACGAGGGGCCTGGCCAGCCTCAACAGCTGCGTTGACCCCATCCTTTACTTCCTGGCAGGCGACACCTTCCGAAGGAAGCTTTCCAGGGCCACCAGGAAATCATCCAGGAGGAGCGAACACAATGTGCAGTCCAAAAGTGAGGAAATGACTCTCAATATTTTAACAGAGTATAAACAGAACGGAGATACCAGTTTGTGA